A single genomic interval of Arthrobacter sp. NicSoilB8 harbors:
- the hisN gene encoding histidinol-phosphatase — protein sequence MSQTASSYNDDLRLAHVLADSVDSQTMSRFKALDLRIETKPDLTPVTDADKSAEEAIRGQLSRSRPRDAVLGEEFGSSGHGSRRWIIDPIDGTKNFVRGVPVWATLIALVDEGEPVVGVVSAPALGKRWWAAKGAGAYTGRSLAAATRLKVSNVSRLEDASLSYSSLGGWKERGNLDEFLGLTEEVWRTRAYGDFWSYCLVAEGAVDIACEPELNLYDMAALVPIVTEAGGRFTSLEGEDGPFGGNALATNSILHSEVLKRLNPGLDDLL from the coding sequence ATGAGCCAAACCGCTTCGAGCTACAACGATGACCTGCGCCTTGCCCATGTACTGGCAGATTCCGTCGATTCCCAGACCATGAGCCGCTTCAAGGCGCTGGACCTTCGGATTGAAACGAAGCCCGACCTCACCCCGGTCACCGATGCCGACAAGTCCGCCGAAGAGGCCATCCGCGGCCAGCTCTCCCGGTCCCGTCCCCGCGACGCCGTCCTGGGCGAGGAATTCGGCAGCTCGGGCCACGGCTCCCGCCGCTGGATCATCGACCCGATCGACGGCACCAAGAACTTTGTCCGCGGCGTCCCGGTCTGGGCCACCCTGATCGCCCTCGTCGATGAGGGCGAGCCGGTGGTCGGCGTCGTCAGCGCGCCGGCACTGGGCAAGCGCTGGTGGGCGGCCAAAGGGGCAGGTGCCTACACGGGCCGTTCGCTGGCGGCCGCCACGCGGCTGAAGGTGTCCAACGTGTCCAGGCTCGAGGACGCGTCGCTGTCCTATTCCAGCCTCGGCGGCTGGAAGGAACGCGGGAACCTGGACGAGTTCCTGGGCCTCACCGAAGAGGTGTGGCGCACCCGTGCCTATGGCGACTTCTGGTCGTACTGTCTCGTGGCCGAGGGGGCGGTGGACATCGCCTGCGAGCCCGAGCTGAACCTCTACGACATGGCCGCCCTCGTGCCGATCGTGACCGAGGCCGGCGGCCGCTTCACCTCGCTCGAGGGCGAGGACGGGCCCTTCGGCGGCAACGCCCTCGCCACCAACTCGATCCTCCACTCGGAAGTCCTCAAGCGGCTCAACCCCGGACTCGACGACCTCCTGTAG
- the aroA gene encoding 3-phosphoshikimate 1-carboxyvinyltransferase, with product MTGATPSETVPSHSAGSHTADGGPHWKAPYAARPVDATVTVPGSKSLTNRYLVLAALADGPSRLRAPLHSRDSALMIEALRKLGAAVTEVPGDGAFGPDLEILPISMDDAAADTAIDCGLAGTVMRFVPPVAALRRGESGFDGDPHARKRPMGTIIEALTGLGVAVSAPDGGPASSLPFSVHGTGEVRGGHLIIDASASSQFVSALLLAGARFTEGLHLEHRSTEHPGKPVPSLDHINMTVAVLRGVGVAVDDSVPNHWVVSPGPIRAFDQRIEQDLSNAGPFLAAALATRGTVRIPNWPAGTTQVGDLWRGILTAMGATVTLNGGTLTVSGGPEIKGGDFDETSELAPTVAALCALAAGPSRLSGIAHLRGHETDRLAALVAEITRLGGDAEETADGLIIRPARLHGGVVHSYADHRMATAGAILGLAVPGVEVEDIGTTAKTMPDFPQLWDAMLAQGTAADEDTAGGTQH from the coding sequence ATGACTGGCGCCACCCCCTCCGAAACTGTCCCTTCCCACTCTGCCGGCTCCCATACTGCCGACGGCGGTCCGCACTGGAAGGCGCCCTATGCCGCACGGCCGGTGGACGCCACCGTCACCGTTCCGGGTTCCAAATCCCTGACCAACCGGTACCTCGTGCTCGCCGCCCTCGCCGACGGGCCGTCCCGCCTGCGGGCGCCCCTGCACTCCCGGGATTCCGCGCTCATGATTGAGGCGCTGCGGAAGCTGGGGGCCGCCGTCACCGAGGTTCCCGGCGACGGCGCCTTCGGCCCCGACCTCGAAATCCTCCCGATCAGCATGGACGACGCCGCCGCGGACACGGCGATCGACTGCGGCCTCGCCGGGACGGTCATGCGCTTCGTGCCGCCCGTGGCCGCCCTGCGCCGCGGCGAGTCCGGCTTCGACGGCGACCCGCACGCCCGCAAACGGCCGATGGGCACCATCATCGAGGCCCTGACCGGGCTGGGCGTGGCGGTCAGCGCGCCCGACGGCGGCCCGGCGTCGTCGCTGCCCTTCAGCGTGCACGGCACGGGCGAAGTCCGCGGCGGCCACCTCATCATCGACGCCAGCGCCTCGTCCCAGTTCGTCTCCGCCCTGCTGCTGGCCGGCGCCCGCTTCACCGAGGGACTCCACCTCGAGCACCGCAGCACCGAACACCCCGGCAAGCCCGTGCCGAGCCTGGACCACATCAACATGACAGTGGCCGTGCTGCGCGGCGTCGGTGTGGCGGTCGATGACTCGGTGCCGAACCACTGGGTTGTCTCCCCGGGCCCCATCCGCGCCTTCGACCAGCGGATCGAACAGGACCTCTCCAACGCCGGACCGTTCCTCGCGGCGGCCCTCGCCACCCGCGGCACCGTGCGGATCCCGAACTGGCCCGCCGGGACCACCCAGGTCGGCGATCTCTGGCGCGGCATCCTGACTGCCATGGGCGCAACTGTGACGCTCAACGGCGGCACCTTGACCGTGAGCGGCGGACCGGAGATCAAGGGCGGCGACTTCGACGAGACCAGCGAGCTCGCCCCCACCGTGGCGGCGCTCTGCGCCCTGGCCGCCGGCCCCTCGCGACTGAGCGGCATCGCGCACCTCCGGGGCCACGAAACGGACCGGCTCGCCGCCCTCGTCGCGGAAATCACCCGCCTCGGCGGCGACGCCGAAGAGACGGCCGACGGACTCATCATCCGCCCGGCCCGGCTGCACGGCGGCGTCGTGCACAGCTACGCCGACCACCGCATGGCCACCGCCGGCGCCATCCTCGGCCTTGCCGTGCCCGGCGTGGAAGTCGAGGATATCGGGACCACCGCCAAGACCATGCCCGATTTCCCGCAGCTCTGGGACGCCATGCTGGCCCAGGGAACCGCCGCAGACGAGGACACCGCCGGTGGCACGCAGCACTGA
- a CDS encoding GDSL-type esterase/lipase family protein yields the protein MEDRKLRIAAVGDELLAGLGDPRALGWLGRVLARTPQDSVALECYSLPCPEEGTEGIAARWLEEAGRRFGNHHENRLIIGLSGRDIEFGLSTARSRLNLANILDSASQNKIEVFVVGPPPTLDPAQNRRLGELNTAFADVTTRRKHLYVDTFSPLLNHEQWRQDLAANGGTPGQAGYGLMAWLVLHRGWFQWLGIDAPE from the coding sequence GTGGAAGATCGGAAGCTGCGGATCGCGGCCGTTGGGGACGAGCTGTTGGCCGGGCTGGGTGATCCGCGCGCTTTGGGCTGGCTGGGCCGGGTCCTGGCCCGCACGCCGCAGGACAGCGTAGCGCTGGAGTGCTACTCCCTGCCCTGCCCCGAAGAGGGCACCGAGGGAATTGCGGCGCGCTGGCTCGAGGAGGCGGGCCGCCGCTTCGGCAACCACCACGAGAACCGCCTCATCATCGGTTTGTCCGGGCGCGATATCGAGTTCGGCCTGTCCACGGCGCGCAGCCGCCTGAACCTGGCCAACATCCTGGACTCCGCCTCCCAGAACAAGATCGAGGTCTTCGTGGTGGGGCCGCCGCCCACCCTTGACCCCGCCCAGAACCGCAGGCTCGGCGAACTCAACACCGCGTTCGCGGACGTCACAACGCGCCGGAAGCACCTGTACGTGGACACGTTCTCGCCGCTGCTGAACCACGAACAGTGGCGCCAGGACCTCGCGGCCAACGGCGGCACGCCCGGCCAGGCCGGTTATGGCCTGATGGCCTGGCTCGTGCTGCACCGCGGCTGGTTCCAGTGGCTGGGCATCGACGCGCCGGAGTAG
- the rsrA gene encoding mycothiol system anti-sigma-R factor, producing MSDCQGLGDCDDARMQRIYEYLDGALTHSDIAEIKDHLDSCPECLEQYDLECVIRVMVKRSCTEAAPENLKNSILDRIHSIRTVEA from the coding sequence ATGAGCGACTGCCAGGGACTGGGCGATTGCGACGACGCCCGGATGCAACGTATCTATGAATATCTGGATGGCGCGCTCACGCACAGTGACATCGCAGAGATCAAGGACCACCTGGACAGTTGCCCGGAGTGCCTGGAGCAGTACGACCTCGAATGTGTCATCCGCGTGATGGTCAAGCGTTCGTGCACCGAAGCGGCTCCGGAAAACCTCAAGAACTCCATCCTGGACCGGATCCACTCCATCCGGACCGTGGAGGCCTGA
- a CDS encoding DUF4097 family beta strand repeat-containing protein yields the protein MSESTWTVTGPQTIDVDGVRSLKLGIVRGRFDIVTHDEDVARVEVSEISGDPLSVEVIDGRLEVRHQLHGPQGWFRNLMGTVNNNSSNSIVISIALPAGVEVEAGTVSGDGMVSGISGHARLNTVSGSVLADGTSGDLSVNTVSGEVIARNHRGILTAKSVSGEVTASGDFSHIRANTVSGDLNFDLHGFTQDFGANSVSGDVTIRLPYDVGVDIIAKSASGAVVIDNQKYVQSSGTVQTIAGPDTKLMLVRTNSVSGKTSIFHGRPTADTETAL from the coding sequence ATGTCAGAGAGCACGTGGACCGTGACCGGTCCGCAGACCATCGACGTCGACGGCGTCCGCTCGCTCAAGCTCGGAATCGTGCGCGGGCGGTTCGATATCGTCACCCATGACGAAGACGTTGCCAGGGTCGAAGTCTCCGAAATCAGCGGCGATCCGCTGTCGGTCGAGGTCATCGACGGCCGCCTGGAAGTCCGCCACCAGCTCCACGGCCCGCAGGGCTGGTTCAGGAACCTGATGGGGACCGTCAACAACAACAGCAGCAACTCGATCGTCATCAGCATCGCCCTGCCGGCCGGCGTCGAGGTGGAGGCCGGGACGGTGAGCGGCGACGGGATGGTCTCCGGGATCAGCGGCCACGCCCGGCTCAACACGGTCTCCGGGTCCGTCCTGGCCGACGGCACCTCCGGCGACCTGTCCGTCAATACGGTCAGCGGCGAAGTGATTGCCCGCAACCATCGCGGGATCCTGACCGCCAAGAGCGTCTCCGGCGAAGTGACGGCGTCAGGCGACTTCAGCCACATCCGCGCGAACACCGTCAGCGGCGACCTGAACTTCGACCTGCACGGCTTCACCCAGGACTTTGGCGCCAACTCGGTCTCCGGCGACGTCACCATCCGGCTTCCGTACGACGTCGGGGTGGACATCATCGCCAAATCCGCCAGCGGGGCGGTGGTCATCGACAACCAGAAATATGTCCAGTCCAGCGGCACCGTGCAGACCATCGCGGGACCGGACACCAAGCTGATGCTGGTCCGGACCAACTCGGTCTCGGGCAAGACCTCGATCTTCCACGGCCGGCCCACCGCGGACACCGAAACGGCCCTCTGA
- a CDS encoding sigma-70 family RNA polymerase sigma factor — protein MSTMDPAVAAMHEVAGNDATPTETPEASTAAALETEVDGKPLDVSTESAEERRVRFERDAMQYVDQLYSAAMRMARNPSDAEDLVQEAYTKAFSAFHQYKPGTNLKAWLYRILTNTYINLYRKRQREPLQSNSDTIEDWQLARAESHTSSGLRSAEAEALDHLPDSDVKRALQSIPEEFRLAVYFADVEGFAYKEISDIMNTPIGTVMSRLHRGRKMLRDMLADYAAERGFRAATESSTAADSNKQENRK, from the coding sequence ATGAGCACCATGGACCCGGCCGTTGCGGCCATGCACGAGGTTGCCGGAAACGACGCCACGCCCACCGAAACACCTGAGGCCAGTACGGCTGCCGCCCTGGAAACCGAGGTGGACGGCAAGCCTCTGGACGTCTCCACCGAGTCCGCGGAGGAGCGCCGGGTGCGCTTTGAACGCGATGCCATGCAGTACGTGGACCAGCTGTATTCGGCGGCCATGAGGATGGCCCGGAATCCCTCGGACGCCGAGGACCTGGTCCAGGAGGCGTACACGAAGGCGTTTTCCGCGTTCCACCAGTACAAGCCCGGCACCAACCTGAAGGCCTGGCTGTACCGCATCCTGACCAATACCTATATCAATCTGTACCGGAAGCGTCAGCGTGAGCCGCTTCAGTCGAACTCGGACACCATCGAGGACTGGCAGCTTGCCCGCGCGGAGTCGCACACTTCGTCCGGACTCCGTTCGGCGGAGGCCGAGGCCCTCGACCACCTGCCCGATTCCGACGTGAAGCGCGCACTCCAGTCGATTCCGGAGGAATTCCGGCTGGCGGTGTACTTCGCCGACGTCGAGGGCTTCGCCTACAAGGAAATTTCAGACATCATGAACACCCCCATCGGAACCGTCATGTCCCGGCTGCACCGCGGCCGGAAGATGCTGCGGGACATGCTGGCCGATTATGCCGCCGAGCGGGGATTCAGGGCCGCCACCGAGTCAAGCACCGCGGCCGACAGCAACAAACAGGAGAACAGGAAATGA
- a CDS encoding class I SAM-dependent methyltransferase: MHTHPKLHSDPKASSGPKLHSGPKLQSERRQELGQSFQDGGAHYDRVRPGYPQESADWLIPAGARDAADIGAGTGKFTALLFARGLHTVAVDPSADMLAQLRRMLPDVTAVEGTAEHTGLESGSFDLVTVAQAWHWCDPRLASAEIARILRPHGVLGLIWNQLDTAVPWVHRLSRIMHAGDVHKPHFRPPVGPEFTGLEGHLTRWEDSVTTADIQELAKSRSYYLAASAATRDKVMANLDWYLHEHLGHAPGDSLRLPYLTQTWRAVRIA, encoded by the coding sequence ATGCACACTCACCCCAAACTGCACAGCGACCCCAAAGCGAGCAGTGGCCCCAAACTGCACAGTGGCCCCAAACTGCAGAGCGAGCGGCGCCAGGAACTCGGACAAAGCTTCCAGGACGGCGGAGCACACTACGACCGCGTCCGCCCGGGCTATCCGCAGGAATCGGCCGACTGGCTGATCCCTGCGGGAGCGCGGGACGCCGCGGATATCGGCGCAGGCACCGGAAAGTTCACGGCACTCCTGTTCGCACGGGGATTGCACACGGTGGCCGTCGATCCCTCAGCCGACATGCTTGCGCAGCTGCGCCGGATGCTACCGGATGTTACCGCCGTCGAGGGCACCGCCGAGCACACGGGACTGGAGTCCGGGTCATTCGACCTCGTCACGGTTGCCCAGGCCTGGCACTGGTGCGACCCCCGCCTGGCCAGCGCCGAGATCGCCCGGATCCTGCGGCCGCACGGCGTGCTGGGCCTGATCTGGAATCAACTGGACACGGCGGTGCCCTGGGTTCACCGCCTCTCACGCATCATGCATGCCGGGGACGTCCACAAACCCCACTTCCGGCCTCCCGTGGGCCCCGAGTTCACCGGGTTGGAGGGCCACCTGACCCGGTGGGAGGATTCCGTCACCACCGCGGACATCCAGGAGCTGGCCAAGTCCCGCAGCTACTACCTGGCGGCGTCGGCGGCCACCCGGGACAAGGTCATGGCCAATCTCGACTGGTACCTTCACGAGCACTTGGGCCACGCCCCCGGCGATTCCCTCCGGCTTCCCTACCTCACCCAGACGTGGCGGGCCGTCCGGATTGCATGA
- a CDS encoding ribosome small subunit-dependent GTPase A gives MARSTDSWDESDVRIRPNKKGTRPRTKDRPSHDDAVTGRIITVDRGRYTAVVGEGTDEERKIIAARARELRRNPVVAGDFVSLVGDVSGEPDTLARLVKIQDRKTLLRRSADDTDPIERAVVANADQLVVVVAAANPEPRTGFIDRALVAAYDAGIEPLLLVTKADVKDPAELLSNYTHLDFPVIISKTADSAASGIDARSDDGLSARLDKDAVSQLRGYLDGKVTVMLGHSGVGKSTMVNALTGAERATGGVNAVTGRGRHTSSSALALKVNDSPAGSWIIDTPGIRSFGLAHVDPDRILRSFPDLEPGTDDCERGCKHDATAVNCGVDAWVAAGHAGASGPARLASLRRLLGTDPRQEAQETKELGTVS, from the coding sequence GTGGCACGCAGCACTGACTCCTGGGACGAGTCCGACGTCCGGATCCGCCCCAACAAGAAGGGCACCCGGCCCCGCACCAAGGACCGGCCCAGCCACGACGACGCCGTCACCGGGCGCATCATCACCGTTGACCGCGGACGCTACACCGCCGTCGTCGGGGAAGGAACTGACGAGGAACGCAAGATCATCGCGGCGCGGGCCCGGGAACTGCGCCGCAATCCCGTGGTGGCCGGTGACTTCGTCTCCCTCGTCGGTGATGTCAGCGGCGAGCCGGACACCCTCGCGCGGCTGGTCAAGATCCAGGACCGCAAGACGCTGCTGCGCCGCAGCGCCGACGACACGGACCCGATCGAACGCGCCGTGGTGGCCAACGCAGACCAGCTCGTGGTCGTGGTCGCCGCGGCCAATCCGGAGCCCCGGACCGGTTTCATCGACCGAGCCCTGGTGGCGGCCTACGACGCCGGCATTGAGCCGCTGCTGCTGGTCACCAAGGCCGACGTCAAGGATCCCGCCGAACTGCTGTCCAATTACACGCACCTCGACTTCCCGGTCATCATCTCCAAGACGGCAGACTCTGCCGCGTCCGGCATCGACGCCCGCTCCGACGACGGGCTCTCGGCCCGGCTGGACAAGGACGCCGTGTCCCAGCTGCGCGGCTACCTCGACGGGAAGGTCACGGTCATGCTGGGCCACTCCGGCGTCGGCAAGTCCACCATGGTCAACGCCCTGACCGGGGCCGAGCGTGCCACGGGCGGCGTCAATGCCGTGACCGGCCGCGGCCGCCACACCTCCTCCTCCGCGCTGGCGCTCAAGGTCAACGACTCCCCGGCCGGAAGCTGGATCATCGACACCCCCGGCATTCGCTCCTTTGGCCTGGCCCACGTGGATCCGGACCGGATCCTCCGTTCGTTCCCCGATCTGGAACCGGGCACCGACGATTGCGAACGCGGCTGCAAACACGACGCCACCGCCGTCAACTGCGGCGTGGACGCCTGGGTCGCGGCCGGGCACGCGGGAGCCTCCGGACCCGCCCGCCTTGCGTCCCTGCGCCGGCTCCTGGGCACCGACCCGCGGCAGGAAGCACAGGAAACGAAAGAACTGGGTACCGTGTCCTAG
- a CDS encoding aminotransferase class V-fold PLP-dependent enzyme, whose product MTTAVFPTAPEFHTRFAAAARPLAAVTGAEIQAPLIHGGHARYANLDYGASAPALSVVSAYLNEILPYYASVHRGAGYASQISTSVYENSRDIVRDFVGGRPDDAVIFTRNTTDSLNLLAGCLPFLDGRPAGEVLYLDIEHHANLLPWQNVPHRSVVAAATLAATVDRLRDELARGGVSLLAVTGASNVTGEILPIAALAALAHEYGARIVVDAAQLAPHRRINIAADDVDYLAFSGHKLYAPFGAGVLVGRTDWLDAGTPHLAGGGAVKDARLDSVSWTTGPARHEGGSPNVLGAAALARATQVIAALDTEQWYAHEDAIRSFLVEGLQGIEGVTVHQIFADSAPASSPGGAPGDDQPGTGTIGVVNFSVEGYDAGLVAAYLSAEHGIGLRDGRFCAHPLLKRLGLPAGSLRASFGLGSRLEDAERLLAGLRQLRQTGLGWDYVVDAGRWVPANDTRIYPHWAPNTPGTAGAAPCTVD is encoded by the coding sequence ATGACTACTGCCGTTTTTCCCACTGCCCCCGAATTCCACACGCGGTTTGCCGCCGCGGCCCGTCCGTTGGCCGCCGTCACCGGGGCCGAAATCCAGGCCCCGCTGATCCACGGCGGCCACGCCCGCTACGCCAACCTCGACTACGGCGCCTCGGCCCCGGCCCTGTCAGTCGTCTCGGCCTACCTGAACGAAATCCTGCCGTACTACGCGAGCGTCCACCGCGGCGCCGGCTACGCGTCGCAGATCAGCACCTCGGTCTACGAGAACTCCCGCGACATCGTCCGGGACTTCGTGGGCGGCCGACCGGACGATGCGGTGATCTTTACCCGCAACACCACCGATTCCTTGAACCTGCTGGCCGGCTGCCTGCCGTTCCTCGACGGCCGGCCCGCCGGAGAGGTCCTCTACCTCGACATCGAACACCACGCCAACCTCCTGCCCTGGCAGAATGTCCCGCACCGCAGCGTCGTGGCCGCCGCCACCCTCGCGGCCACCGTGGACCGCCTCCGGGACGAGCTCGCCCGCGGCGGCGTAAGCCTCCTGGCCGTCACCGGCGCCTCCAACGTCACCGGGGAAATCCTGCCCATCGCCGCCCTCGCCGCACTGGCGCACGAGTACGGCGCCAGGATCGTCGTCGACGCCGCGCAGCTGGCCCCGCACCGGCGGATCAACATTGCCGCGGACGACGTCGACTACCTCGCGTTCTCGGGGCACAAGCTGTACGCCCCCTTCGGCGCCGGCGTGCTGGTGGGGCGGACGGACTGGCTCGACGCCGGCACCCCGCACCTCGCGGGCGGCGGGGCCGTCAAGGATGCCCGGCTCGACTCCGTCAGCTGGACCACCGGACCGGCCCGGCACGAGGGCGGCTCGCCGAACGTGCTGGGTGCGGCCGCCCTGGCCCGTGCCACCCAGGTGATCGCGGCCCTGGACACGGAACAGTGGTACGCCCACGAGGACGCCATCCGGTCCTTCCTGGTCGAGGGTCTCCAAGGCATCGAGGGCGTGACCGTACACCAGATCTTTGCCGATTCCGCTCCCGCTTCTTCCCCCGGAGGTGCCCCCGGAGACGATCAGCCGGGCACCGGCACCATCGGAGTCGTGAACTTTTCCGTGGAAGGCTACGACGCCGGGCTGGTGGCCGCCTACCTGTCGGCCGAGCACGGCATCGGCCTGCGCGACGGCCGCTTCTGCGCCCATCCGCTGCTCAAGCGGCTCGGCCTGCCCGCCGGCTCCCTGCGGGCCAGCTTCGGTCTCGGCTCCCGTCTGGAGGATGCCGAGCGGCTCCTGGCCGGGCTGCGTCAGCTGCGGCAAACGGGGCTCGGCTGGGACTACGTCGTGGACGCCGGACGCTGGGTTCCGGCCAACGACACCCGGATCTACCCGCACTGGGCACCGAACACCCCCGGCACTGCCGGCGCCGCGCCCTGCACAGTGGACTAG
- a CDS encoding Nramp family divalent metal transporter → MIGLLGPAFVASIAYVDPGNVAANLTAGAQYGYLLVWVLVVANVMAVLVQYQSAKLGIVTGKSLPEILGERLRPFWRRAFWLQAEIVAAATDLAEVVGGAIALHLLFGLPLPLGAVIVGAVSMLLLAVQAREKQRPFEFIIMFLLGIITIGFLAGLFISPPDPAAAVAGLVPGFQGPDTVLLAASMLGATVMPHAIYVHSALSRDRHRPDEHVHVPPSAVARLVRATRFDVVAALAIAGIVNIGMLLLAASTLGGEEGTDTIEGAHAAITANLGPIVGVVFAVGLLASGLASTSVGCYAGGTIMQGLLKIRIPVMARRVVTLIPAVVLLAVGFDPTWGLILSQVVLSFGIPFVLVPLVVLTSNKTLMGRFADGLSLRIAAIISVILVVALNLVLLWLTFSGRG, encoded by the coding sequence CTGATCGGCCTGTTGGGGCCGGCGTTTGTGGCGTCGATTGCCTATGTGGATCCTGGAAACGTGGCCGCCAACCTGACCGCCGGAGCCCAGTACGGGTACCTTCTGGTCTGGGTCCTCGTGGTGGCCAACGTCATGGCCGTGCTCGTCCAGTACCAGTCCGCCAAGCTCGGGATCGTCACCGGCAAGAGCCTTCCGGAGATCCTGGGCGAGCGGCTCAGGCCGTTCTGGCGCCGCGCCTTCTGGCTGCAGGCCGAAATCGTGGCGGCCGCCACGGACCTCGCCGAAGTGGTGGGCGGAGCAATCGCGCTGCACCTGCTGTTCGGCCTCCCCCTCCCTCTGGGTGCCGTGATCGTCGGCGCGGTCTCGATGCTCCTGCTCGCGGTGCAGGCACGGGAGAAGCAGCGTCCCTTCGAGTTCATCATCATGTTCCTGCTCGGCATCATCACCATCGGCTTCCTGGCCGGGTTGTTCATCAGCCCGCCCGATCCGGCGGCGGCCGTGGCCGGGCTCGTGCCCGGTTTCCAGGGTCCGGACACCGTCCTGCTGGCCGCCAGCATGCTCGGCGCCACGGTCATGCCGCACGCCATCTACGTCCACTCGGCCCTGTCCCGCGACCGGCACCGCCCGGACGAACACGTACATGTCCCCCCGTCCGCCGTTGCCCGGCTGGTCCGTGCCACCCGCTTCGACGTCGTGGCCGCGCTGGCCATCGCCGGAATCGTCAACATCGGCATGCTGCTGCTTGCCGCCTCGACGCTCGGCGGCGAAGAAGGAACGGACACCATCGAGGGCGCGCACGCGGCCATCACCGCCAACCTGGGCCCCATCGTGGGTGTGGTGTTCGCCGTCGGGCTCCTCGCGTCCGGCCTGGCATCCACCTCGGTGGGCTGCTATGCCGGCGGAACCATCATGCAGGGCCTGCTCAAGATCCGGATCCCCGTCATGGCCCGCCGCGTGGTCACCCTGATTCCGGCCGTGGTGCTGCTGGCGGTCGGCTTCGACCCCACCTGGGGCCTCATCCTGAGCCAGGTGGTCCTCAGTTTCGGGATCCCCTTTGTCCTCGTCCCGCTGGTGGTCCTGACCAGCAACAAGACCCTGATGGGCCGTTTTGCCGACGGCCTGTCACTGCGGATCGCGGCCATCATCAGCGTGATACTTGTGGTGGCGCTAAACCTGGTCCTGCTGTGGCTCACCTTCTCCGGGCGCGGCTGA
- a CDS encoding DoxX family protein: protein MSFVRFLARPMLASSFVLAGMDKLKNADDTATQLSPLLRRTADALPFQTNEKVLARVIGGTQIGAGICFALGKSARLAATVLAVTSALNGYVEWRSADISSKEARDARRKQLLKNVSLTGGVLLAAVDTAGKPSLAWRAGHLAADAKKSAGHLAADARKSTNKKLKKADKVVRKATHAAGA, encoded by the coding sequence ATGTCGTTTGTCCGCTTTCTCGCCCGGCCCATGCTCGCCTCCAGTTTCGTCCTCGCCGGCATGGACAAGCTCAAGAATGCGGATGACACCGCGACGCAGTTGTCCCCCCTGTTGCGCCGCACGGCCGACGCACTGCCGTTCCAGACGAACGAAAAAGTCCTGGCGCGCGTGATCGGCGGCACCCAGATCGGTGCCGGCATCTGCTTCGCACTCGGCAAGTCCGCCCGGCTGGCAGCCACCGTCCTGGCCGTCACTTCGGCCCTGAACGGCTACGTCGAATGGCGCAGCGCGGACATTTCCTCGAAGGAAGCCCGGGACGCCCGCCGCAAGCAGCTCCTGAAGAACGTTTCGCTGACCGGCGGCGTGCTCCTCGCCGCCGTCGACACCGCCGGAAAGCCCAGCCTGGCCTGGCGCGCCGGGCACCTGGCCGCGGACGCCAAGAAGAGCGCCGGTCACCTCGCCGCCGATGCCCGGAAGTCGACCAACAAGAAGCTGAAGAAGGCCGACAAAGTCGTGCGCAAGGCAACCCACGCGGCCGGAGCCTAA
- a CDS encoding PadR family transcriptional regulator, which yields MPPVFAHGALRLYLLALLESGPKHGYELIKALSERFGGTYSPSAGTIYPRLGKLEEEGLVATHTDGRRTNYSITPAGLQELNSRRDELAGVENDISASVRRLADNLRQDIRVNMRGLRADLAATAEAARTSARAAGAAGSGSAGGAGSRYSPEGERRLKEAEMLVQAFRDDMRVELRRHAGSRPVTAVTLETVRTVLDQARISIRNSLED from the coding sequence ATGCCTCCCGTCTTCGCCCACGGGGCGCTGCGGCTGTACCTGTTGGCCCTGCTCGAATCCGGTCCCAAGCACGGCTACGAGCTCATCAAAGCCCTCAGCGAGCGGTTCGGCGGCACCTACTCCCCCAGCGCCGGAACCATCTACCCGCGCTTGGGCAAGCTCGAGGAGGAAGGGCTCGTGGCCACCCACACGGACGGCCGGCGCACCAACTACAGCATCACCCCGGCGGGACTCCAGGAACTGAACAGCCGGCGGGACGAGCTCGCCGGCGTCGAGAACGACATCTCCGCCTCGGTCCGCCGCCTCGCCGACAACCTGCGCCAGGACATCCGGGTCAACATGCGCGGCCTCCGGGCCGATCTCGCGGCAACCGCTGAGGCGGCGCGGACCTCGGCCCGCGCCGCGGGGGCAGCCGGCTCGGGCTCTGCCGGCGGAGCGGGCTCGCGCTACTCCCCGGAGGGCGAGCGACGGCTCAAGGAAGCGGAAATGCTCGTCCAGGCCTTCCGCGACGACATGCGGGTGGAACTGCGGCGCCATGCCGGGAGCCGCCCCGTCACCGCCGTCACGCTCGAAACGGTCAGGACAGTGCTGGACCAGGCCCGGATCTCAATCCGCAATTCACTGGAGGACTGA